In one Melaminivora jejuensis genomic region, the following are encoded:
- a CDS encoding DASH family cryptochrome, with amino-acid sequence MSGTTVLWLRADLRLHEQRALYAACAPGTRHVLPVVCLPDVQACSPWGFTRLGLHRRAWLACTIQNLSKALQDKGQQLLILQQPAVRALPALARAAGARRVVCEAIAAPEEETEVAALRVAGLQVHTIWHSSLLDPHSLPWPVAQLPPVFTAFRQAVERAAVQPPAPLPLPVPGHLPPWPKRVPGQSPCDQAALLADFAGAPVPADARSAFPYADAALHPGAAGEAGALAHLAQYLARGLPHRYQRTRNDLLGLDYSSKWSPWLATGALSPRLALARLRQFEAEHGAHEGSYGLWFELLWRDYFRFLHLRHGGALYRARGLGPARATPHDAAAFAAWCAGRTGQPLVDAAMRELAATGYLSNRLRQVVASYLIHDLRCDWRAGAAWFERQLLDYDVYSNQGNWLYIAGRGTDPRGGRRFDPLRQSALYDPDGTYQRLWGTAPVPVAGQRGAMMLP; translated from the coding sequence ATGAGCGGCACCACTGTGCTGTGGCTGCGCGCCGATCTGCGCCTGCACGAGCAGCGGGCGCTGTACGCGGCGTGCGCCCCGGGCACGCGCCACGTGCTGCCCGTGGTGTGCCTGCCCGATGTCCAGGCGTGCAGCCCCTGGGGCTTCACCCGGCTCGGCCTGCACCGCCGCGCCTGGCTCGCCTGTACCATCCAAAACCTGTCAAAGGCATTGCAGGACAAGGGCCAGCAGCTATTGATCTTGCAGCAACCTGCCGTGCGGGCGCTGCCCGCCCTGGCGCGCGCTGCGGGCGCGCGCCGTGTGGTCTGCGAAGCCATTGCCGCACCCGAGGAAGAAACCGAAGTCGCTGCCCTGCGCGTGGCCGGCCTGCAGGTGCATACCATCTGGCACAGCAGCTTGCTCGATCCGCACAGCCTGCCCTGGCCGGTCGCGCAACTGCCGCCGGTATTCACGGCCTTTCGTCAGGCTGTGGAGCGCGCCGCCGTGCAGCCGCCTGCGCCCCTGCCCCTGCCCGTGCCCGGGCACCTGCCGCCCTGGCCCAAGCGCGTGCCGGGGCAGTCGCCTTGCGATCAAGCGGCCCTGTTGGCCGATTTTGCTGGCGCGCCGGTGCCTGCCGACGCACGCAGCGCCTTCCCCTACGCCGACGCCGCGCTGCACCCCGGCGCTGCCGGCGAGGCTGGTGCCCTGGCGCATCTGGCGCAATACCTGGCACGCGGCCTGCCGCACCGCTACCAGCGCACGCGCAACGATCTGCTGGGTCTGGACTATTCGAGCAAATGGTCGCCCTGGCTGGCCACCGGCGCGCTGTCGCCGCGCCTGGCGCTGGCGCGGCTGCGCCAGTTTGAAGCCGAGCACGGCGCCCATGAGGGCAGCTACGGGCTGTGGTTCGAGCTGCTGTGGCGCGACTACTTTCGCTTCCTGCACCTGCGCCACGGCGGCGCGCTGTACCGGGCGCGCGGCTTGGGGCCGGCGCGCGCCACACCGCACGACGCAGCAGCGTTTGCCGCCTGGTGCGCCGGGCGCACTGGCCAGCCGCTGGTGGACGCCGCCATGCGCGAGCTGGCCGCCACCGGCTACCTGAGCAACCGCCTGCGCCAAGTGGTGGCCAGCTACCTGATCCACGACTTGCGCTGCGACTGGCGCGCCGGCGCGGCCTGGTTCGAGCGCCAGTTGCTCGACTACGACGTATATAGCAACCAGGGCAACTGGCTGTACATCGCCGGGCGCGGCACTGACCCGCGAGGCGGGCGGCGCTTTGATCCATTGCGCCAGAGCGCGCTGTACGACCCGGATGGCACCTACCAGCGCCTGTGGGGCACAGCCCCTGTGCCCGTGGCCGGGCAGCGCGGTGCCATGATGCTCCCATGA
- a CDS encoding TIGR01777 family oxidoreductase produces MRVLITGGTGLIGQALCRHWQRQGHQIWVWSRTPQRVASLCSGATGVAHLQELGADARLDAVVNLAGAPIADRPWSEARRALLWQSRVDLTRTLVDWLAQQATAPRVLVSGSAVGWYGDGGEQPLDEGSAPAGQDFGARLCAAWEREAERARDSGTRVVLLRTAPVLAPSGGLLARLLPPFRLGLGGRLGSGRQWMPWVHLDDEVALIEHALQHAECSGPLNACAPGAVRNAEFTQTLARALHRPALLPAPAWALRLALGEMSVLLLGGQRLAPRRAQELGFVWRQPQLAGALEQLLQPKK; encoded by the coding sequence ATGCGTGTTCTCATCACCGGCGGCACCGGCCTGATTGGCCAAGCCCTGTGTCGCCACTGGCAGCGCCAGGGCCACCAGATCTGGGTCTGGAGCCGCACGCCGCAGCGCGTTGCATCCCTGTGCAGCGGCGCCACCGGTGTGGCGCACTTGCAGGAGCTGGGCGCCGATGCGCGGCTGGACGCCGTGGTCAACCTGGCCGGCGCGCCGATTGCCGACCGCCCCTGGAGCGAGGCGCGCCGCGCGCTGCTGTGGCAAAGCCGCGTCGATCTGACACGCACTTTGGTGGACTGGCTGGCGCAGCAGGCAACGGCGCCGCGCGTGCTGGTTTCGGGCTCGGCGGTGGGCTGGTATGGCGACGGCGGCGAGCAGCCGCTCGATGAGGGCAGCGCGCCCGCCGGCCAAGACTTCGGCGCGCGGCTGTGCGCCGCCTGGGAGCGCGAGGCCGAGCGCGCGCGCGACAGCGGCACGCGCGTGGTGCTGCTGCGCACGGCGCCGGTGCTGGCGCCCAGCGGCGGCCTGCTGGCGCGGCTGCTGCCGCCGTTTCGCCTGGGCCTGGGCGGGCGCCTGGGCAGTGGCCGGCAGTGGATGCCGTGGGTTCACCTCGACGACGAGGTGGCGCTGATCGAGCACGCGCTGCAGCACGCCGAATGCAGCGGCCCGCTCAACGCCTGCGCGCCCGGGGCGGTGCGCAATGCCGAGTTCACGCAAACGCTGGCGCGTGCGCTGCACCGCCCGGCGCTGCTGCCGGCGCCGGCCTGGGCGCTGCGCCTGGCGCTGGGCGAGATGTCGGTGCTGCTGCTGGGCGGCCAGCGGCTGGCGCCGCGCCGGGCGCAGGAGTTGGGTTTTGTCTGGCGCCAGCCCCAACTGGCCGGGGCGCTGGAGCAACTGCTGCAGCCAAAAAAATAA
- a CDS encoding DUF1365 domain-containing protein yields MSAKPVDACALVPYIGFGHVWHTRLRPRRHRFIVPTFFLLLPMRTLRVRPEAAGVLALNRPGALAFRDADHGSGAGMAQGGALAWLEELLHSAGIDDALGEVWLQCYPRVLGYSFKPVSFWYCHRADGSLRAIVAEVNNTFGERHAYLLDAPRYGQELRADKTFHVSPFCTVQGSYRFEFQRGGPHGLRSARVRIDYHDASGPVLLTGLSGRLQPLTAASRRHALWRYPLLSFGVMARILWHALLLWGKQVPFHAKAQPPLLPITRSLPPDRPS; encoded by the coding sequence GTGAGCGCCAAGCCCGTCGATGCCTGCGCATTGGTGCCGTACATCGGCTTCGGCCATGTCTGGCACACCCGGCTGCGCCCGCGCCGACATCGCTTCATCGTGCCGACGTTCTTTTTGCTGCTGCCCATGCGCACATTGCGCGTGCGCCCTGAGGCAGCCGGGGTGCTGGCACTCAACCGCCCAGGGGCGCTGGCGTTTCGCGATGCCGACCACGGCAGCGGCGCGGGTATGGCACAGGGCGGTGCATTGGCTTGGCTGGAGGAGTTGCTGCACAGCGCTGGCATTGACGACGCACTCGGCGAAGTCTGGCTGCAGTGCTATCCGCGCGTGCTGGGCTACAGCTTCAAGCCGGTGAGCTTTTGGTATTGCCACCGCGCCGACGGCAGCCTGCGCGCCATCGTTGCCGAGGTGAACAACACGTTTGGCGAGCGTCACGCCTACTTGTTGGATGCGCCGCGCTACGGTCAAGAGCTGCGCGCCGACAAGACTTTTCACGTCTCGCCGTTTTGCACCGTACAGGGCAGCTACCGCTTTGAATTCCAGCGCGGCGGCCCGCACGGTCTGCGCTCGGCGCGCGTACGCATCGACTACCACGACGCCAGCGGGCCGGTGTTGCTCACTGGTCTGTCCGGGCGGCTGCAGCCCCTGACCGCAGCCAGTCGGCGCCATGCGCTGTGGCGTTATCCGCTGCTGAGCTTTGGCGTGATGGCCCGCATCCTTTGGCACGCCTTGCTGCTGTGGGGCAAGCAGGTGCCGTTTCACGCCAAGGCGCAGCCGCCGCTGCTGCCTATCACCCGTTCGCTCCCACCGGATCGTCCATCATGA
- a CDS encoding HIT family protein, which yields MAPTLGTDASWSSTCPLCASDGGTLIWRGARLRVIHADEPGFPVFYRVVWNAHVAEFSDLAEDARAHCLAAVALVEQTLRERLQPAKINLASLGNVVAHLHWHVIARHDWDSHWPAPIWAAAQRARAPEREAALSAQLPALHAALRERLMHWAASAG from the coding sequence GTGGCGCCCACGCTCGGCACTGATGCGTCCTGGAGTTCAACGTGCCCGCTGTGCGCCAGCGATGGCGGCACGCTCATCTGGCGCGGTGCGCGGCTGCGCGTCATTCACGCCGACGAGCCGGGTTTCCCGGTGTTCTACCGCGTGGTCTGGAACGCGCACGTGGCGGAATTTTCAGACTTGGCCGAGGACGCGCGCGCGCACTGCCTGGCCGCCGTGGCCTTGGTCGAGCAAACGCTGCGCGAGCGGCTGCAGCCGGCCAAGATCAACTTGGCCAGCTTGGGCAACGTGGTGGCGCACCTGCACTGGCACGTCATCGCGCGCCACGACTGGGACAGCCACTGGCCCGCGCCCATCTGGGCCGCAGCGCAGCGCGCGCGCGCACCCGAGCGCGAGGCGGCGTTGAGCGCGCAACTGCCGGCGCTGCACGCGGCGCTGCGCGAGCGGCTGATGCACTGGGCCGCCAGCGCAGGGTGA
- a CDS encoding SAM-dependent methyltransferase — protein sequence MNIASSTSLGLSLPSNLPRPVRQALRLLQRLHCGTLHLELPDGSALQFGQGTAPHASVRLHDWRALSAVLRSGDIGLAEAYIAQHWSTPHLADLLRLLLINRKALQSLVYGTWWGRWAYRLRHLLQHNSRSGSRRNIHAHYDLGNDFYRLWLDPSMNYSSAWFQGDLSGDLVVAQRAKMRRALYSAGVQPHHRVLDIGCGWGALAEMAASEFQAHVTGVTLSSEQLAYGRERLQCAGLQQRAELRLQDYRDIQDAPFDAICSIEMLEAVGQGYWPQYFATLARLLKPGGRACVQSIVIDDALFERYVRGTDFIQQYIFPGGCLPSPQHFRAQAQQAGLRVLAEFAFGTDYAETLRRWHRQFTAQRAQVQAQGFGPAFQRTWEFYLSYCEAAFDVGNTSVVQYTLVKD from the coding sequence ATGAACATCGCTAGTTCCACGTCTTTGGGCCTGTCCTTGCCCTCTAATTTGCCGCGCCCTGTGCGCCAGGCGCTGCGCCTGCTGCAGCGCTTGCACTGCGGCACGCTGCACCTGGAGTTGCCCGACGGCAGCGCACTGCAGTTCGGCCAAGGCACGGCGCCGCACGCCAGTGTGCGTCTGCATGACTGGCGCGCCCTGAGCGCAGTGCTGCGTTCGGGCGACATCGGCTTGGCCGAGGCCTACATCGCGCAGCACTGGAGCACGCCACACCTGGCCGATCTGCTGCGGCTGCTGCTGATCAACCGCAAGGCGCTGCAGTCGCTGGTCTACGGCACCTGGTGGGGGCGGTGGGCCTACCGGCTGCGCCACCTGCTGCAGCACAACTCGCGCAGCGGCAGCCGGCGCAACATCCATGCCCACTATGACCTGGGCAACGACTTCTACAGGCTCTGGCTCGATCCGAGCATGAACTACTCGTCAGCGTGGTTCCAGGGCGATCTGTCGGGCGATTTGGTGGTCGCGCAACGCGCCAAGATGCGCCGTGCGCTGTACAGCGCTGGTGTGCAGCCCCACCACCGGGTGTTGGATATTGGCTGTGGCTGGGGTGCGCTGGCCGAGATGGCGGCAAGCGAGTTCCAGGCCCATGTCACGGGCGTGACGCTGTCGAGCGAGCAACTGGCCTATGGCCGCGAGCGCCTGCAGTGCGCCGGCCTGCAGCAGCGCGCCGAGCTGCGGCTGCAGGACTACCGCGATATCCAGGACGCGCCGTTCGACGCCATTTGCTCGATCGAAATGCTCGAGGCCGTCGGTCAGGGCTACTGGCCGCAGTACTTTGCCACGCTGGCGCGGCTACTCAAGCCGGGCGGGCGCGCCTGTGTGCAAAGCATCGTGATTGACGATGCGCTGTTCGAGCGCTACGTACGCGGCACGGACTTCATCCAGCAGTACATCTTCCCGGGCGGCTGCCTGCCCAGCCCGCAGCACTTTCGCGCCCAGGCGCAGCAGGCCGGCCTGCGTGTGCTGGCGGAGTTTGCCTTCGGCACCGACTACGCCGAGACCCTGCGCCGTTGGCACCGGCAGTTCACCGCACAGCGTGCCCAGGTGCAGGCCCAGGGTTTCGGCCCTGCCTTCCAGCGCACCTGGGAGTTCTACCTGAGCTATTGCGAAGCCGCCTTCGACGTCGGAAACACCAGCGTAGTGCAGTACACGCTGGTCAAGGACTGA
- a CDS encoding DUF3833 domain-containing protein, which translates to MTPRRHALFALLAGSATLAGCASAQVSDYAQQRPLLELDRYFNGRVRAHGIFQKRGGEVVRRFTVLLDCRWDGGQGVLDEAFHYADGSTERRVWRLTKHPDGRYSGRADDVVGEAQGQTAGNAFRWNYTLRLPLDGRQYEVQFDDWMFLIDERVLLNRARMSKFGITLGEVLLSFTKE; encoded by the coding sequence ATGACCCCTCGCCGCCACGCCCTCTTTGCTCTGCTGGCAGGCTCGGCCACGCTGGCCGGCTGCGCCAGCGCGCAGGTGAGCGACTATGCTCAGCAGCGCCCACTGCTCGAGCTCGATCGCTACTTCAACGGCCGGGTGCGCGCCCACGGCATTTTTCAAAAGCGCGGCGGCGAGGTGGTGCGCCGCTTCACCGTGCTCTTGGATTGCCGCTGGGACGGTGGCCAGGGCGTACTGGACGAGGCTTTCCACTACGCCGACGGCAGCACCGAGCGTCGCGTCTGGCGCCTGACCAAGCATCCGGATGGCCGCTACAGCGGCCGCGCCGACGATGTCGTGGGCGAGGCGCAAGGCCAGACGGCAGGCAACGCCTTTCGCTGGAACTACACGCTGCGCCTGCCGCTGGATGGCCGTCAGTACGAGGTGCAGTTCGATGACTGGATGTTTCTGATCGACGAGCGGGTGCTGCTCAATCGCGCCCGCATGAGCAAGTTTGGCATCACGCTGGGCGAGGTCTTGCTGTCTTTCACCAAGGAGTGA
- a CDS encoding SDR family NAD(P)-dependent oxidoreductase, translated as MALNPPITDWQGRRVWLIGASSGIGRAVAALLHARGARVCVSARQQPRLDAFVHEHPGSQAIRLDVTDARSVVYAAQQLLADGPLDLVCYCAGHYRPMTTQTLDLPELLQHQRVNVTGVLQVLRAVLPGLLQAAHAGRSPHLSLVASVAGWRGLPQSLAYGPTKAALINLAENLFLDLRPQGVGVSLVNPGFVDTPLTARNPFPMPALLTPEEAARAIVRGWERGRFELHFPRRFTGVLKLVRCLPYRWYFFLVHRITGL; from the coding sequence ATGGCGCTCAACCCTCCCATCACCGATTGGCAAGGCCGGCGCGTGTGGCTGATCGGCGCCTCCAGCGGCATCGGGCGCGCCGTGGCGGCACTCTTGCACGCGCGTGGCGCCCGGGTGTGTGTGTCGGCGCGCCAGCAGCCGCGGCTCGACGCCTTCGTGCACGAGCACCCGGGCAGCCAGGCGATCAGGCTCGATGTCACCGATGCGCGCTCGGTCGTCTACGCGGCGCAGCAACTGCTGGCCGATGGCCCGCTCGATCTGGTGTGCTACTGCGCCGGCCACTACCGCCCGATGACGACGCAGACGCTAGACCTGCCCGAGTTGCTGCAGCACCAGCGTGTGAACGTTACCGGCGTGCTGCAGGTGCTCAGGGCGGTGTTGCCGGGACTGCTGCAGGCGGCGCACGCCGGGCGCTCGCCGCACCTGAGCCTGGTGGCCAGCGTAGCGGGCTGGCGCGGGCTGCCGCAGAGCCTGGCCTACGGGCCGACCAAGGCAGCGCTGATCAATCTGGCGGAAAACCTGTTTCTGGACTTGCGCCCTCAGGGGGTGGGCGTGAGTTTGGTCAATCCAGGCTTTGTCGATACACCGCTGACAGCGCGCAACCCGTTTCCGATGCCAGCGCTGCTCACGCCCGAGGAAGCTGCGCGTGCCATCGTGCGCGGTTGGGAGCGTGGCCGCTTCGAGCTGCACTTTCCACGGCGCTTCACGGGTGTGCTCAAACTCGTGCGCTGCCTGCCGTATCGTTGGTATTTTTTTCTGGTGCATCGCATTACCGGACTTTGA
- a CDS encoding methyl-accepting chemotaxis protein gives MPFSRFSVAARLYAGFALILGLLVALTAIALVKVDRINQALRANNDIHVQVQRYAINFRGSAHDRSIAVRDVVLSPTPAERDQEIATIAALADFYAQSAAPLEKLVTRAGAAPELGRLYADIRSAEAKAVASTQAIVAQVQAGDGAAAQNLWTQAKPQYVQWLAAINQLIDFKEARIQAVNQHAMDEAGSFLGVMFSALLLALLLSVAVAWSVARSIVRQLGAEPAALAEVARDVAQGDLQPVVAAAQAQPGSVLASLGVMQSSLAMVVDKVRQASQAVSRGAQEIADGNSGLLQRTEEQAADVRQAAASMDQMTASVKNNADSARQATQLAASASAAAHKGGTVVAQVVRTMDEITASSHKMVTIIGVIDSIAFQTNILALNAAVEAARAGEQGRGFAVVASEVRALAQRSAEAAREIKDLINASMTKVEQGAHLVGDAGTTMTDIVAQVQRVAVLMTHISTATAEQTEGIAQVGAAVAHLDHATQHNAALVEQSATAAHTLRQQAAELAEAVSVFRLAPAAQVGGALLGAVAQGLALPAHAAGAALPRLSMALN, from the coding sequence ATGCCGTTTTCTCGCTTCTCTGTCGCAGCCCGCTTGTACGCGGGATTTGCCCTGATCCTGGGCCTGCTCGTGGCACTCACGGCGATCGCTCTGGTCAAGGTGGATCGCATCAATCAGGCGCTGCGCGCCAACAACGACATCCATGTGCAGGTGCAGCGCTACGCCATCAACTTCCGGGGTTCGGCGCACGACCGCTCGATCGCCGTGCGCGATGTGGTGCTCAGCCCCACGCCTGCCGAGCGCGACCAGGAAATCGCCACCATCGCCGCGCTGGCCGACTTCTACGCCCAGTCGGCGGCGCCGCTGGAAAAGCTCGTCACCCGCGCCGGCGCTGCGCCCGAGCTGGGGCGGCTGTATGCCGATATCCGCAGCGCCGAGGCCAAGGCCGTGGCCAGCACGCAGGCCATCGTGGCCCAGGTGCAGGCCGGTGACGGGGCTGCGGCGCAGAACCTGTGGACGCAGGCCAAGCCGCAATACGTGCAATGGTTGGCGGCGATCAACCAGCTCATCGACTTCAAGGAAGCGCGCATTCAGGCAGTCAATCAGCACGCCATGGACGAGGCAGGCAGCTTTCTGGGCGTGATGTTCTCGGCACTGCTGCTGGCTTTGCTGCTGAGCGTGGCTGTAGCCTGGAGCGTGGCGCGCAGCATCGTGCGCCAACTCGGCGCCGAGCCTGCGGCCCTAGCCGAGGTAGCGCGCGATGTGGCGCAGGGTGACCTGCAGCCGGTGGTGGCTGCCGCGCAGGCCCAGCCGGGCAGCGTCCTCGCCTCGTTGGGAGTCATGCAAAGCAGCCTGGCCATGGTGGTGGACAAGGTGCGCCAGGCCAGCCAGGCCGTCTCCCGGGGAGCCCAGGAGATCGCAGATGGCAACTCCGGCCTGCTACAACGCACCGAGGAGCAGGCAGCCGACGTGCGGCAGGCGGCAGCGTCCATGGATCAGATGACTGCCTCGGTCAAGAACAACGCCGACTCGGCCCGCCAGGCGACACAACTGGCGGCCTCGGCCAGCGCCGCCGCGCACAAGGGCGGCACAGTGGTGGCCCAGGTCGTCCGCACTATGGACGAGATCACCGCCAGCAGCCACAAGATGGTGACCATCATTGGCGTGATCGACTCCATCGCCTTCCAAACTAACATCCTGGCGCTCAACGCGGCTGTGGAAGCCGCGCGCGCCGGCGAGCAGGGCCGGGGCTTTGCCGTGGTGGCCAGCGAAGTGCGTGCGTTGGCACAGCGCAGCGCCGAGGCCGCCCGGGAGATCAAGGACTTGATCAACGCCAGCATGACCAAGGTCGAGCAGGGCGCACACCTGGTGGGCGACGCCGGCACCACCATGACCGACATCGTGGCCCAGGTGCAGCGCGTGGCGGTGCTGATGACCCACATCAGCACCGCCACGGCCGAGCAGACCGAAGGCATTGCCCAGGTGGGCGCCGCCGTGGCCCACCTGGATCACGCCACGCAGCACAACGCAGCCCTGGTCGAGCAAAGCGCCACTGCCGCGCACACCCTCAGGCAACAAGCGGCAGAGCTGGCCGAAGCAGTGAGCGTGTTCCGCCTGGCGCCCGCAGCCCAGGTGGGCGGCGCGCTCTTGGGCGCCGTAGCGCAGGGCCTGGCACTGCCAGCGCACGCCGCAGGCGCTGCCCTGCCGCGCCTGAGTATGGCCCTCAATTGA
- a CDS encoding NAD(P)/FAD-dependent oxidoreductase, which translates to MKVAIIGSGISGLAAAHRLRGQARVTLLEAGSYFGGHTHTVDVCLPDARNQFVTHGVDTGFLVFNERTYPGLIALLAELGIPTAHSDMSFSVRVPGAGVLGAAALEWSGSSLATVFAQRRNLLRPRFAGMLAALLRFNRLCTALAETGQEQALAQPLGDFLQQHRFSAAFRDWYLLPMLGCIWSCPTDQMLRFPIATLVRFCHNHGLIQVHDRPRWHTVAGGARQYVQAIVSGLDARLNTPVRCIERSAAGVLVRTDHGAEYFNAVVLAVHSDQALRLLAQPSAAEQQLLGAIRYQPNRAVLHIDSRVMPQRRAAWAAWNYERAADDARESARVCLHYWLNRLQPLPFAHPVLVSLNPVSPIDPACVLGEYDYEHPVFDLAALAAQRQLHQLQGVQHTWYAGAWMGYGFHEDGLQSGWRAADALLAQHQHREAA; encoded by the coding sequence ATGAAAGTTGCCATCATCGGCTCTGGCATCTCCGGCCTAGCTGCCGCGCATCGGCTGCGCGGGCAGGCCCGCGTCACTCTGCTGGAGGCCGGCAGTTATTTCGGCGGGCACACGCACACGGTCGATGTGTGTCTGCCCGACGCCCGCAATCAGTTCGTGACGCATGGAGTGGATACCGGCTTTTTGGTCTTCAACGAGCGCACCTACCCGGGGCTGATCGCCCTGCTGGCCGAGCTGGGCATTCCCACGGCGCACTCCGACATGTCGTTTTCGGTGCGCGTGCCAGGTGCCGGTGTGCTGGGCGCGGCGGCGCTGGAGTGGAGTGGCTCCAGTTTGGCCACTGTGTTTGCCCAGCGGCGCAATTTGCTGCGCCCGCGCTTTGCCGGCATGTTGGCCGCGCTGCTGCGCTTTAACCGTCTATGCACGGCTTTGGCCGAGACGGGCCAGGAGCAGGCGCTGGCGCAGCCGCTGGGCGACTTTTTGCAGCAGCACCGCTTCAGCGCAGCGTTTCGCGACTGGTATTTGCTGCCCATGCTGGGCTGTATCTGGAGCTGCCCTACGGATCAGATGCTGCGCTTTCCCATCGCCACGCTGGTGCGCTTTTGCCACAACCACGGCCTGATCCAGGTGCACGATCGGCCCCGTTGGCACACGGTGGCAGGCGGCGCGCGTCAATATGTCCAAGCCATCGTGTCCGGCCTGGACGCGCGGCTGAACACGCCGGTGCGTTGCATTGAGCGCAGCGCTGCGGGCGTGCTGGTGCGCACCGATCATGGCGCCGAGTATTTCAATGCGGTGGTGCTGGCTGTGCACAGCGACCAAGCGCTGCGCCTGTTGGCCCAGCCCAGCGCTGCCGAGCAGCAGCTCCTGGGTGCCATCCGCTACCAGCCCAACCGCGCCGTGCTGCACATTGACAGCCGTGTCATGCCACAGCGCCGCGCCGCCTGGGCCGCCTGGAATTACGAGCGCGCCGCCGATGACGCTCGCGAGTCGGCGCGCGTGTGCCTGCACTACTGGCTCAACCGTCTGCAGCCGCTGCCGTTCGCGCACCCGGTGCTGGTTTCGCTCAACCCGGTCAGCCCCATCGATCCAGCCTGCGTGCTGGGCGAGTACGACTACGAGCACCCGGTGTTCGATCTGGCGGCCCTGGCCGCGCAGCGCCAGTTGCACCAGCTCCAAGGTGTGCAGCACACCTGGTATGCCGGTGCCTGGATGGGCTATGGTTTTCACGAAGATGGCCTGCAATCGGGCTGGCGCGCCGCCGACGCGCTGCTGGCGCAGCACCAGCACCGGGAGGCGGCGTGA
- a CDS encoding lipocalin family protein — protein sequence MPPCLALTLAAWAAPRQHTAPLRPLLPSFVLLGWRLAWAALLAATALLLAGCASTQPPPGVVPVAPFDVQRYAGRWYELARLDHPFERGLSDISAHYSVQPDGSVRVVNRGYASASGQWREAVGRALFTGAPTTGSLKVSFFGPFYGGYHVAALDADYRWALVVGPDTGYAWILAREPQLPAAQREAIVARARALGVDTQALIWVAHTRQDPAY from the coding sequence ATGCCTCCCTGCCTTGCCCTCACTCTCGCTGCATGGGCAGCGCCGCGCCAGCATACGGCGCCGCTGCGCCCGCTGCTGCCCAGTTTTGTCCTGCTCGGGTGGCGCCTGGCCTGGGCGGCGCTGCTGGCTGCCACCGCGTTGCTGCTGGCCGGCTGCGCCAGCACCCAGCCGCCGCCCGGCGTGGTGCCGGTGGCGCCGTTCGACGTGCAGCGCTATGCGGGCCGCTGGTACGAGCTGGCGCGCCTGGATCACCCCTTCGAGCGTGGCCTGAGCGACATCTCCGCCCACTACAGCGTGCAGCCCGACGGCAGCGTGCGCGTGGTCAACCGCGGCTACGCCAGTGCCAGCGGCCAGTGGCGTGAAGCCGTGGGCCGCGCCCTGTTCACGGGCGCACCCACCACCGGCTCGCTCAAGGTGTCGTTCTTCGGGCCGTTCTACGGCGGCTACCACGTCGCCGCGCTCGATGCCGACTACCGCTGGGCGCTGGTCGTCGGCCCGGACACTGGCTACGCCTGGATCCTGGCGCGCGAGCCGCAACTGCCCGCCGCGCAGCGCGAGGCCATCGTGGCGCGCGCCCGCGCCCTGGGCGTGGACACCCAGGCGCTGATCTGGGTGGCGCACACACGCCAAGACCCGGCTTATTGA
- a CDS encoding MerR family transcriptional regulator yields MSPSPTHPSPQAPSETAGLSISAVERETGLAKDTLRVWERRYGFPVPVRDTGGDRLYPVGQVQQLKLISRLLDAGLRPGKVVGLEPAALQQLLAQRSASAAPSLSMTKRKDPADTSLLEEWLQIIGKHDPQALRYALTHAQVRLGLAGFVTDLVAPLSTAVGEAWVQGRFDIHEEHLYTEVMTGVLRHAIASLAPLPAAQGPKVLLTTVPQEQHSLGLLMVEALLALEGCTCVSLGTQTPLSDIVQAALAHQADVVALSFSNVHKASAVLASLRTLRTQLSPTTALWVGGACSALYQTSLPGVSALAHLSGLQPLVAQWRHDH; encoded by the coding sequence ATGAGTCCCAGCCCCACTCACCCATCCCCTCAAGCTCCGTCCGAAACCGCAGGGCTGTCTATTTCCGCCGTCGAGCGCGAGACCGGCCTGGCCAAGGACACGCTACGCGTCTGGGAGCGACGCTACGGCTTTCCCGTGCCTGTGCGCGATACTGGTGGTGACCGGCTCTACCCGGTCGGGCAGGTGCAGCAGCTCAAGCTAATCAGCCGGTTGCTCGATGCCGGCTTGCGTCCGGGCAAGGTGGTAGGGCTCGAGCCCGCAGCACTGCAGCAACTGCTGGCACAGCGCAGCGCGTCTGCCGCACCAAGTTTGTCCATGACAAAAAGAAAGGATCCTGCTGACACCAGCTTGCTCGAAGAGTGGCTGCAGATCATTGGCAAGCACGACCCGCAAGCGCTGCGCTACGCTCTCACCCACGCCCAGGTGCGCCTGGGCTTGGCCGGTTTTGTGACCGATTTGGTGGCGCCGCTGTCCACAGCAGTGGGCGAGGCTTGGGTGCAGGGACGCTTTGATATCCACGAGGAACACCTCTACACCGAGGTCATGACCGGCGTGCTGCGCCACGCCATCGCCTCGCTGGCGCCGTTGCCAGCAGCCCAAGGCCCCAAGGTACTGCTGACCACCGTGCCGCAAGAGCAGCACAGCCTGGGGCTGTTGATGGTCGAGGCGCTGCTGGCGCTGGAGGGCTGCACGTGTGTATCCCTGGGCACACAGACCCCGCTGAGCGACATCGTCCAAGCGGCGCTGGCCCACCAGGCGGATGTGGTGGCGCTGAGTTTCAGCAACGTTCACAAGGCCAGCGCGGTGCTGGCCAGCCTGCGCACGCTGCGTACACAGTTGTCGCCTACCACCGCTTTGTGGGTCGGCGGTGCGTGCAGCGCGCTGTACCAGACGTCCCTGCCCGGTGTGAGTGCTCTGGCACACCTGTCGGGATTGCAGCCGCTGGTGGCGCAGTGGCGCCACGATCATTGA